The following proteins come from a genomic window of Diceros bicornis minor isolate mBicDic1 chromosome 4, mDicBic1.mat.cur, whole genome shotgun sequence:
- the RGS16 gene encoding regulator of G-protein signaling 16: MCRTLAAFPTTCLERAKEFKTRLGILLHKSELGSDAGSVGKFEWGSKHSKERNFSEDVLGWKESFDLLLSSKNGVAAFHTFLKTEFSEENLEFWLACEEFKKIRSATKLASQAHRIFEEFICSEAPKEVNIDHETRELTRTNLQAAMATCFDVAQGKTRALMEKDSYPRFLKSPAYRDLAAQALATSASPSTSRPAEPLHT, from the exons ATGTGCCGGACCCTGGCCGCCTTCCCGACAACCTGTCTGGAGAG AGCCAAAGAGTTCAAGACCCGGCTGGGGATCTTGCTTCACAAATCAGAGCTGGGCTCTGATGCTGGGAGTGTTGGCAAGTTTGAATGGGGCAGTAAACACAGCAAAGAGAG AAACTTCTCAGAAGATGTGCTGGGGTGGAAAGAGTCATTTGACTTGCTGCTGAGCAGTAAAA ATGGAGTGGCTGCCTTCCACACTTTCCTGAAGACAGAGTTCAGTGAGGAGAACCTGGAGTTCTGGCTGGCCTGTGAGGAGTTTAAGAAGATCCGGTCGGCTACCAAGCTGGCCTCCCAGGCTCACCGGATCTTTGAGGAATTCATCTGCAGCGAAGCCCCTAAAGAG GTGAACATAGACCACGAGACCAGGGAGCTGACCAGGACGAATCTGCAGGCTGCCATGGCCACGTGCTTCGACGTGGCTCAGGGGAAGACACGTGCCCTGATGGAGAAGGACTCCTATCCACGCTTCCTGAAGTCACCCGCTTACCGGGACCTGGCTGCCCAAGCCTTGGCCACCTCTGCCTCTCCATCCACCAGCAGGCCAGCTGAGCCCTTGCACACCTGA